In the genome of Desulfobacteraceae bacterium, one region contains:
- a CDS encoding DMT family transporter, with the protein MIALCLALTAGLGWGLADFLGGIKSRRLPAITVLMFSNLFGLGVIGAIVWLRRVSPPPLAAVLWAISAGVAAIAAMFLLYQGLARGKMAIVAPISATGVVLPIAAGLAFGESLTGFQSLGIASALAGSILAARGAAKGGGSSGEAGVAFAAGAALATGIFFVLMDRASEADPYWASLLMRASFGAWLLPILFTTRSALKTVGPHLPGLIALGAVDCLASVAFAVATSIGLLSIVAVFSSLYPVVTVVLSVVLLHERPDRIQLTGVALALAGVGLVSV; encoded by the coding sequence ATGATTGCGCTTTGCCTGGCGCTGACCGCCGGTCTGGGTTGGGGGCTGGCGGACTTTCTGGGCGGGATAAAAAGCCGCCGCCTGCCGGCTATAACCGTCCTGATGTTCTCCAACCTGTTCGGTCTGGGGGTCATCGGCGCCATCGTGTGGCTGCGGCGGGTCTCACCCCCGCCGCTGGCGGCGGTCCTGTGGGCGATCTCCGCCGGGGTGGCCGCGATTGCGGCGATGTTCCTGCTCTACCAGGGTCTTGCCCGCGGCAAGATGGCCATCGTGGCACCCATCAGCGCCACCGGGGTGGTCCTGCCGATTGCCGCCGGCCTGGCCTTCGGGGAGTCGCTGACCGGTTTTCAAAGCCTGGGAATCGCCTCGGCCCTGGCGGGCTCGATCCTGGCGGCGCGGGGCGCCGCAAAGGGTGGCGGCAGCAGCGGTGAGGCGGGTGTGGCCTTTGCCGCGGGCGCGGCCCTGGCGACGGGCATCTTCTTTGTCCTGATGGACCGCGCCAGCGAGGCCGATCCCTACTGGGCCTCACTTCTGATGCGGGCCTCCTTTGGCGCTTGGCTGCTGCCGATCCTGTTCACCACGCGCTCCGCTTTAAAGACCGTGGGCCCCCACCTGCCTGGTTTGATCGCCCTGGGGGCCGTCGACTGCCTGGCCAGCGTCGCCTTTGCCGTCGCCACGAGCATCGGTCTGCTGAGCATCGTGGCGGTCTTCAGCTCCCTCTACCCGGTGGTCACCGTGGTCCTGTCGGTGGTGCTCCTGCACGAGCGCCCCGACCGGATCCAGCTGACCGGCGTCGCCCTGGCGCTGGCCGGCGTGGGCTTGGTGTCGGTGTGA
- a CDS encoding LD-carboxypeptidase, which yields METDATELRIPPRLFSGDTIGIAAPGSPFDLALFQKGVAVLVGMGFRVAFDDGLFQRCGYLAGPDAHRAALLNGLFADPAVKAIFCARGGYGTLRLIEHLQWAAICRSPKLLVGFSDVTNLHAALWSRCRLVSLHGPNVTGLALADDSSRSALMAALTGEAPVALTLSEGVTLQAGAASGIVLGGNLTSLCHLIGTRFHPRFEGRLLFLEDRGEAPYRIDRMLTQMTQAGCLKGVAGVILGDFTACGSPQAVYEVFGERLGGRGIPILAGLQAGHEQRNLPLPLGLEAVLDADARTLRYRLPVVA from the coding sequence ATGGAAACTGACGCCACCGAGTTGCGGATTCCCCCCCGGCTGTTTTCCGGCGACACCATCGGCATTGCCGCGCCGGGGAGCCCCTTTGATCTTGCCCTCTTCCAGAAAGGGGTGGCGGTCTTGGTCGGGATGGGTTTTCGGGTGGCGTTTGACGACGGTCTTTTTCAGCGCTGCGGCTACCTGGCCGGCCCCGACGCCCACCGGGCGGCGCTGCTGAACGGGCTGTTTGCAGACCCGGCGGTCAAGGCGATTTTCTGCGCCCGGGGAGGCTACGGGACGCTGCGGCTAATCGAGCACCTCCAATGGGCCGCCATTTGCCGCAGCCCCAAGCTGCTGGTGGGCTTCAGCGACGTTACCAACCTGCACGCGGCGCTTTGGAGCAGGTGCCGGCTGGTCAGTCTCCACGGACCCAACGTGACCGGGCTGGCGCTGGCCGACGACTCAAGCCGCTCTGCCCTGATGGCCGCCTTGACCGGCGAGGCGCCCGTCGCGTTGACGCTTTCAGAGGGCGTCACCCTTCAGGCGGGGGCGGCCAGCGGCATCGTCCTCGGTGGCAACCTCACCTCTCTCTGCCATCTGATCGGCACCCGTTTCCACCCCCGTTTCGAGGGGCGGCTGCTCTTTCTGGAAGACCGCGGCGAGGCGCCCTACCGGATCGACCGCATGCTGACCCAGATGACCCAGGCCGGGTGCCTCAAGGGGGTCGCGGGGGTGATCCTGGGGGATTTCACCGCCTGCGGCAGCCCGCAGGCGGTCTACGAAGTATTTGGGGAGCGCCTTGGCGGGCGAGGGATTCCGATTCTGGCTGGGCTCCAGGCTGGTCATGAGCAGCGCAACCTGCCCCTTCCCCTGGGGTTGGAGGCCGTCCTCGACGCCGATGCCCGAACGCTGCGCTACCGGCTGCCGGTCGTGGCCTGA
- a CDS encoding beta-lactamase family protein, with protein sequence MDVNDADARLGQVADLMQSGVEDGVFPGGVLLVARAARVLFHAAFGVTNRFAPRPVTRTTFFDLASLTKPLATTLAVLKLVQDGRLSLETSLAEVLHPFREGAKTLITVRQLLAHTAGFPAYRPYFESLAAHPPAARQRLLRQILVKEPLAAPPGDTVRYSDLGFMVLNWVVETVSGSTLDRFLAAEIYPCLGVTDLFFVRHFENCRRGVFAATEDCPWRHAVLEGRVHDDNAYVVGGVEGHAGLFGTAEAVYRLLLELWRSLRGCGGSGFFEARQVARFLTRAPSGERTLGFDTPAPQNASCGQFFPFQTVGHLGFTGTSFWMDLDAGVIVVLLTNRVHPTRQNTAIKAFRPRLHDLVMQKILQNGWN encoded by the coding sequence GTGGACGTAAATGACGCGGATGCCCGTCTGGGGCAGGTCGCCGATCTGATGCAAAGCGGGGTCGAAGACGGGGTTTTCCCCGGCGGCGTCTTGCTGGTCGCCCGCGCGGCCCGGGTGCTGTTTCACGCCGCCTTCGGGGTGACCAACCGGTTTGCCCCGAGGCCGGTGACCCGAACCACCTTTTTCGATCTGGCCTCCCTGACCAAGCCGTTGGCGACGACCCTGGCGGTCCTGAAGCTGGTACAGGATGGGCGCCTTTCCCTGGAGACCTCTCTGGCCGAAGTGCTGCACCCTTTCCGCGAGGGGGCAAAAACCCTTATCACGGTGCGCCAACTGCTCGCGCACACCGCCGGTTTTCCGGCCTATCGGCCTTATTTCGAGTCGTTGGCGGCCCACCCGCCGGCCGCACGGCAACGCCTTTTGCGCCAGATTCTGGTGAAAGAGCCGCTGGCGGCGCCCCCCGGGGATACGGTGCGCTACAGCGACCTGGGGTTTATGGTGCTCAACTGGGTGGTGGAGACGGTGAGCGGGTCCACCCTGGATCGTTTTCTGGCGGCCGAAATTTACCCCTGCCTGGGGGTGACGGATCTCTTTTTCGTCCGACACTTCGAAAACTGCCGTCGCGGGGTGTTTGCGGCCACCGAGGACTGCCCCTGGCGGCATGCGGTGCTCGAGGGCCGGGTGCATGACGACAACGCTTACGTTGTCGGCGGGGTGGAGGGCCACGCGGGGCTTTTTGGCACCGCCGAAGCGGTCTACCGGCTGCTGCTGGAATTGTGGCGATCCCTTCGCGGCTGCGGCGGATCCGGCTTTTTCGAGGCCCGTCAGGTGGCCCGCTTTCTGACCCGCGCGCCCTCGGGCGAGCGGACATTGGGCTTTGACACGCCGGCGCCGCAAAACGCCAGCTGCGGGCAGTTTTTCCCCTTTCAGACGGTCGGCCACCTGGGCTTTACCGGGACCTCCTTCTGGATGGACCTCGACGCCGGGGTCATCGTTGTGCTGCTCACCAACCGTGTCCACCCCACCCGCCAGAATACCGCCATCAAGGCATTTCGGCCGCGTTTGCACGATTTGGTCATGCAAAAAATATTGCAAAACGGCTGGAACTAG
- a CDS encoding rod shape-determining protein has product MNLFLDAVLGIFSNDLAIDLGTANTLVYVKGKGIVLSEPSVVAVRTDNRMKNRVLAVGLEAKNMLGRTPGNIIAIRPMRDGVIADFEVTEAMLRHFIHKVHNRRSFVRPRIVIAVPSGITQVEKRAVRESAESAGAREVFLIEEPMAAAIGAGLPITEPRCNMVIDIGGGTTEVAVISLAGIVYSRSIRVAGDKMDQAIMQHIKRKYNLLIGERTAEIIKTTIGNAYPDPQNLETIEVKGRDLVSGIPKILAIDSEEIRLAISEQIDAIVETAKIALEQTPPELAADIVDSGIVLTGGGALLKNLDKLLREESGLPITVTDDPLSTVALGSGKCLDTIEILKQVVIT; this is encoded by the coding sequence ATGAATCTGTTTCTGGATGCAGTGCTGGGCATTTTCTCAAATGACCTGGCCATCGATCTGGGCACGGCAAATACTCTGGTCTATGTGAAAGGCAAAGGGATCGTACTCAGCGAACCTTCGGTGGTTGCCGTCAGAACCGACAACCGGATGAAAAACCGGGTGCTGGCCGTCGGGCTGGAGGCCAAGAACATGCTGGGGCGCACCCCCGGCAATATCATCGCCATCCGACCGATGCGTGACGGGGTTATCGCCGATTTCGAAGTCACCGAAGCCATGCTGCGGCATTTCATCCACAAGGTTCACAACCGGCGCTCTTTCGTTCGTCCCCGGATCGTGATCGCGGTGCCCTCCGGAATCACCCAGGTGGAGAAAAGGGCGGTTCGGGAATCGGCCGAATCCGCCGGGGCGCGTGAGGTCTTCCTGATCGAGGAACCTATGGCGGCGGCCATTGGCGCCGGCCTGCCGATCACCGAACCCCGCTGCAACATGGTCATCGACATCGGCGGCGGCACCACCGAGGTGGCGGTGATCTCGCTTGCCGGCATCGTTTACAGCCGCTCCATCCGGGTGGCCGGCGACAAGATGGACCAGGCCATCATGCAGCACATCAAACGCAAGTACAACCTGCTGATCGGCGAGCGCACCGCCGAAATCATCAAGACCACCATAGGCAACGCCTACCCGGACCCCCAGAATCTCGAAACCATCGAGGTCAAGGGGCGCGACCTGGTGTCGGGAATCCCCAAGATCCTGGCCATCGACTCCGAGGAGATCCGACTGGCGATCTCCGAGCAGATCGACGCCATCGTGGAGACCGCCAAGATCGCCCTGGAGCAGACCCCACCCGAGCTGGCTGCAGACATCGTCGACAGCGGGATCGTGCTCACCGGCGGCGGCGCCCTGTTGAAAAACCTCGACAAACTCCTCAGGGAGGAAAGCGGTCTGCCCATCACCGTGACCGACGACCCGCTTTCGACGGTTGCCCTGGGCTCGGGCAAATGTCTCGACACCATCGAGATACTCAAACAGGTCGTCATCACTTAG